From the Ilumatobacteraceae bacterium genome, the window GGCACCGGTTCGGCCGGGATGGAAGCCGCCGTCGTGAACTTCGTCGGCCCGGGCGACACCGTGGTGATCGGGGCCAACGGGGTCTTCGGTGGCCGGTTGTGCGACGTCGCCGAGCGGTGCGGCGCCGAGGTGGTCCGCGTCGATGCGCCGTGGGGGACACCGATCGACCCGCAGACGCTGCTCGACGCCCACCCGTCGCCCTCGATGATCGTGGTCGTGCACGCCGAGACCAGCACGGGCGTCCGCAACGACCTGGCGACGCTGGGGGCGAACAAGGGCGACGCGCTCCTGCTCGCCGACTGCGTGACCTCGCTGGGTGGCATCGACCTCCGGCTCGACGAGTGGGGCGTCGACATCGCGTACAGCGGCACGCAGAAGTGCCTCGGCGTACCGCCGGGACTGGCCCCGCTGTCCGTCTCGGATCGTGCGCTCGAGCGGCTGCGCGAGCGCCCGCCTTCGTGGTACCTCGACCTCAACATGATCGCCGGGTACGTGACCGGCAGCGGGGCCCGCGCCTACCACCACACGGCGCCGATCTCGATGCTGTACGCGATCCACGCAGGTCTGGGTGTCGTGCTCGACGAAGGTCTCGCCGCCGCGCAGGCGCGGCACCAGCG encodes:
- a CDS encoding alanine--glyoxylate aminotransferase family protein; its protein translation is MTHRDPVLMGPGPCNPYPEVMEAFARPVLGHLDPDFIELMDDVGDRLRAVFQTENRLSFAVSGTGSAGMEAAVVNFVGPGDTVVIGANGVFGGRLCDVAERCGAEVVRVDAPWGTPIDPQTLLDAHPSPSMIVVVHAETSTGVRNDLATLGANKGDALLLADCVTSLGGIDLRLDEWGVDIAYSGTQKCLGVPPGLAPLSVSDRALERLRERPPSWYLDLNMIAGYVTGSGARAYHHTAPISMLYAIHAGLGVVLDEGLAAAQARHQRCGDALQAGLVERGFELFAAEGNRLPQLTSVRVPAEKLPSGQSEADVRRTLLFDYGIEIGGGLGDLAGKGWRIGLMGHTARQRNVTLLLAALDEILA